From Blastochloris viridis, one genomic window encodes:
- the ldtR gene encoding MarR family winged helix-turn-helix transcriptional regulator → MKSAVKTVEPVDRPARGQDIRPLYLESLTLVERLHRRLLDVIKDEFDRRGRSDVNSVQALLLFNIGDSELTAGELRTRGYYLGSNVSYNLKKLVEMGYLHHQRSRVDRRSVRISLTEKGTEVRNIVESLYAKHIKTIEQVGGINSADFAGLNKALQRLERFWTDQILYRL, encoded by the coding sequence ATGAAGAGTGCAGTGAAGACGGTCGAACCCGTCGACCGCCCGGCTCGTGGGCAGGATATACGTCCGCTCTATCTCGAGTCTCTGACGCTGGTGGAGCGGCTGCACCGCCGTCTCCTCGATGTGATCAAAGACGAATTTGACCGTCGTGGCCGCTCAGACGTCAACAGTGTGCAGGCACTGCTGCTGTTCAATATCGGCGACAGCGAACTGACCGCAGGTGAGCTTCGCACCCGCGGCTACTATCTCGGCTCAAACGTCTCGTACAATCTCAAGAAGCTGGTGGAGATGGGATACCTTCACCATCAGCGCTCGCGTGTCGACCGGCGCTCGGTGCGGATTAGTCTGACCGAGAAGGGCACGGAAGTGCGCAATATCGTCGAAAGCCTCTACGCCAAGCACATCAAGACCATCGAGCAAGTCGGTGGCATCAATTCCGCCGATTTCGCTGGCCTTAACAAGGCGTTGCAGCGCCTCGAGCGATTCTGGACCGACCAGATCCTCTACCGCCTATGA
- a CDS encoding DUF6898 family protein — MAEVLFEFTQVGACVRVAAIDAASGVEVVVMAPAASARSDLERLALQKLERRLGGGRTPDRGR, encoded by the coding sequence ATGGCCGAGGTGCTGTTCGAGTTCACCCAGGTCGGCGCCTGTGTCCGCGTCGCGGCGATCGACGCCGCGAGCGGCGTCGAGGTGGTGGTGATGGCCCCGGCCGCCAGCGCCCGCAGCGACCTCGAACGACTGGCGCTGCAGAAGCTGGAACGCCGCCTCGGCGGCGGCCGGACACCCGATCGGGGCCGGTGA
- a CDS encoding L,D-transpeptidase family protein yields the protein MSSRADRRLASSPLAVLSRRSLLAGLGAGVVAGPAAAQDFFDGLMRAEPRPAAHRAAPGAEWSQGFDSASRNIQMPRSSLPTLSPETREATEQAVQIYANIVARGGWPMVPPADRLRLGMRHRSVPALRQRLAVSGDLDSTAGVSDVFDSFVEAGVRRFQARNGIQADGVVRESTFRALNVPAELRARQLEINAARLRARAGALGNRYVAVNIPAAQLEAVENNVVVSRHTAIVGKPDRPSPELAVRILEVNFNPFWTVPVSIIRKDLIPKMQAEPDYLAKYKIRVYDGRGRELDPRNINWNSDEAVNYQFRQDPGEQNSMGTVRINMANPHSVYMHDTPQKNLFGEDRRFDSSGCVRVQNVRDLVTWILAGTQWDRSHVDAVSRSGERIDARPVQPIPVYWVYVSAWATADGVVQFREDIYDRDGLGGLVAGR from the coding sequence GTGTCCTCACGCGCCGACCGCCGCTTGGCGTCTTCTCCGCTTGCCGTTCTGTCCCGTCGCAGCCTGCTCGCAGGGCTCGGCGCCGGCGTCGTGGCCGGCCCGGCCGCGGCACAGGACTTCTTCGATGGCCTCATGCGCGCCGAACCCCGTCCGGCCGCCCACCGGGCGGCGCCGGGCGCGGAATGGAGCCAGGGCTTCGATTCGGCCTCGCGCAATATCCAGATGCCGCGCTCCTCGCTGCCGACGCTGTCGCCGGAGACCCGCGAAGCCACCGAGCAGGCGGTGCAGATCTACGCCAACATCGTCGCCCGCGGCGGCTGGCCGATGGTGCCGCCGGCCGACCGGCTGCGGCTCGGCATGCGCCACCGCTCGGTGCCAGCGCTGCGCCAGCGCCTCGCCGTCAGCGGCGACCTCGATTCCACCGCCGGGGTGTCGGATGTGTTCGACTCCTTCGTCGAGGCCGGCGTGCGCCGCTTCCAGGCCCGCAACGGCATCCAGGCCGACGGCGTGGTGCGCGAGAGCACCTTCCGCGCCCTCAACGTGCCGGCCGAGTTGCGCGCCCGCCAGCTCGAAATCAACGCTGCCCGGCTGCGCGCCCGCGCCGGCGCCCTCGGTAACCGTTACGTTGCGGTCAACATTCCCGCCGCCCAGCTCGAGGCGGTCGAGAACAACGTGGTGGTGTCGCGCCACACCGCCATCGTCGGCAAGCCCGACCGGCCCTCGCCAGAGCTGGCGGTGCGGATTCTCGAGGTCAATTTCAACCCGTTCTGGACGGTGCCGGTCTCGATCATCCGCAAGGACCTGATCCCCAAGATGCAGGCCGAGCCGGACTACCTCGCCAAGTACAAGATCCGGGTCTATGACGGCCGCGGCCGCGAGCTCGACCCGCGCAACATCAACTGGAACTCGGACGAGGCGGTGAACTACCAGTTCCGCCAGGACCCCGGCGAGCAGAACTCGATGGGCACGGTGCGGATCAACATGGCCAACCCGCACTCGGTCTATATGCACGACACCCCGCAGAAGAACCTGTTCGGCGAGGATCGCCGGTTCGACTCCTCCGGCTGCGTGCGGGTGCAGAACGTGCGCGACCTCGTCACCTGGATCCTGGCCGGCACCCAGTGGGACCGCAGCCACGTCGACGCGGTGAGCCGCTCCGGCGAGCGGATCGACGCCCGGCCGGTGCAGCCGATCCCGGTCTATTGGGTCTACGTCAGCGCCTGGGCCACCGCCGATGGCGTGGTGCAGTTCCGCGAGGACATCTACGACCGCGACGGCCTGGGCGGGCTGGTCGCCGGCCGCTAA
- the mmsB gene encoding 3-hydroxyisobutyrate dehydrogenase encodes MRQHPGPSIQWSRKRKIRSREERAMANIGFIGLGNMGGPMAANLIKAGHRVTGFDPAPAAVERFAAAGGIKAAQAADVAAGAEVVVTMLPSGRQVREVYLGPAGVIAAAAPSTLLIDSSTIDVDCARAVAAAAETAGLAMLDAPVSGGVGGATAATLTFMVGGLEAAFARAEPILQAMGKTIVHAGGAGTGQAAKICNNMILGISMIAVSEAFVLAEKLGLDAGKLFDISSKSSGQCWSLTSYCPVPGPVPTSPANRDYAAGFAAAMMLKDLKLAQDAAASAGAATPLGASAAQLYALYCASGEGGRDFSGIVRFLRGR; translated from the coding sequence ATGCGTCAGCATCCGGGGCCGTCGATACAATGGTCAAGAAAACGGAAAATCCGTTCACGGGAGGAACGTGCGATGGCGAATATCGGGTTTATCGGGCTCGGCAACATGGGCGGGCCGATGGCGGCCAACCTCATCAAGGCCGGCCACCGCGTCACCGGCTTCGACCCGGCGCCGGCGGCGGTCGAGCGCTTCGCCGCGGCCGGCGGCATCAAGGCGGCGCAGGCGGCGGACGTCGCCGCCGGGGCCGAGGTGGTGGTGACCATGCTGCCGTCCGGCCGCCAAGTGCGCGAGGTCTATCTCGGCCCGGCCGGGGTGATCGCCGCGGCGGCGCCCAGCACCCTTTTGATCGATTCCTCCACCATCGACGTCGATTGCGCCCGCGCCGTCGCCGCGGCAGCGGAGACCGCGGGCCTTGCCATGCTCGACGCCCCGGTGTCCGGCGGCGTCGGCGGCGCCACCGCCGCCACCCTCACCTTCATGGTCGGCGGGCTTGAGGCCGCCTTCGCCCGCGCCGAGCCGATCCTGCAGGCGATGGGCAAGACCATCGTCCACGCCGGCGGCGCCGGCACCGGCCAGGCCGCCAAAATCTGCAACAACATGATCCTCGGCATCTCGATGATCGCGGTGTCGGAGGCGTTCGTGCTGGCCGAGAAGCTCGGGCTCGACGCCGGCAAGCTGTTCGACATCTCCTCGAAATCGTCCGGCCAGTGCTGGTCGCTGACCAGCTATTGCCCGGTGCCGGGGCCGGTGCCGACCTCGCCCGCCAACCGCGACTATGCCGCCGGCTTCGCCGCCGCGATGATGCTGAAGGACCTGAAGCTGGCCCAGGACGCCGCCGCCAGCGCCGGCGCTGCGACCCCGCTCGGCGCCAGCGCCGCCCAGCTCTACGCCCTCTATTGCGCCAGCGGCGAAGGCGGTCGCGACTTCTCCGGCATCGTCCGCTTCCTGCGCGGTCGCTGA
- the parC gene encoding DNA topoisomerase IV subunit A, translating to MGKRILPPSGDGAGAGGNIEPIDLKSALEERYLAYALSTIMHRALPDARDGLKPVHRRVLYAMRVLKLDPGSTFKKSARVVGDVIGKFHPHGDQSVYDALVRLAQDFAQRYPLVDGQGNFGNVDGDSAAAMRYTEARLTETARFLLDGLDDDTVDFRPTYDGSESEPVVLPAAVPHLLANGSAGIAVGMATSIPPHNMAELLDAAAHLIDNPQATTRDLLKIVKGPDFPTGGIIVDDKAAIREAYETGRGGFRVRAKWHVEEGARGAWVVVITEIPYQVAKSRLIEKIAELLDAKKLPLLADVRDESTEDVRVVLEPKSRNVEPSLLMESLFKLTELESRFPLNMNVLVGGQVPKVVSLADLLREWLGHRRTVLTRRSQHRLGEIVHRLEVLGGYLIAYLNLDRVIEIIRTTDEPKAELMREFQLTDVQATAILDMRLRSLRKLEEIEIKREFDALTKEKTALERLLGSDAVQWRAIAAEIAKVRESYDPKSKLGKRRTVFGTAPEHDDEAVQEALVEREPITVILSEKGWIRALKGHQEDVSGLTFKTDDRLKLAFYAETTSKIMVFVTNGRFYTLDAAKLPGGRGHGEPIRLYLDMEQADDVVDAFVYEGGRKFLVASREARGFVVAEDECLATTRKGKQVLAVDPPDEAKVVTVAEGDSVATIGENRRLLVFPLSQVPEMPRGKGVRLQRFGNGGLSHAKCFTLAEGLTWIDSAERTFTVEKRELREWIGNRSDAGRLPPKGFPKSNRFEG from the coding sequence ATGGGAAAACGGATTCTGCCGCCGTCGGGCGACGGCGCTGGGGCGGGCGGCAATATCGAGCCGATCGACCTCAAGAGCGCGCTCGAGGAGCGCTATCTCGCCTATGCGCTCTCCACCATCATGCACCGCGCGCTGCCCGACGCGCGCGATGGCCTGAAGCCGGTCCACCGCCGCGTGCTCTATGCCATGCGGGTGCTCAAGCTCGACCCCGGCTCGACCTTCAAGAAGAGCGCCCGCGTGGTCGGCGACGTCATCGGCAAGTTCCACCCGCACGGCGACCAGTCGGTCTATGACGCGCTGGTGCGGCTCGCCCAGGACTTCGCCCAGCGCTACCCGCTGGTCGACGGCCAGGGCAATTTCGGCAATGTCGACGGCGATAGCGCCGCCGCCATGCGCTACACCGAGGCCCGCCTCACCGAGACCGCGCGCTTCCTGCTCGACGGCCTCGACGACGACACCGTCGATTTCCGCCCGACCTATGACGGCTCCGAATCCGAGCCGGTGGTGCTGCCGGCGGCGGTTCCGCATCTGCTCGCCAACGGCTCGGCCGGCATCGCGGTCGGCATGGCGACCTCGATCCCGCCGCACAACATGGCCGAGCTGCTGGATGCGGCCGCGCACCTGATCGACAACCCGCAGGCGACCACGCGCGATCTGCTCAAGATCGTCAAGGGGCCGGACTTTCCGACCGGCGGCATCATCGTCGACGACAAGGCCGCGATCCGCGAAGCCTACGAGACCGGCCGCGGCGGCTTCCGCGTCCGCGCCAAGTGGCACGTCGAGGAGGGCGCCCGCGGCGCCTGGGTGGTGGTGATCACCGAGATTCCGTATCAGGTCGCCAAATCGCGGCTGATCGAGAAGATCGCCGAACTGCTCGACGCCAAGAAGCTGCCGCTGCTGGCCGACGTGCGCGATGAATCGACCGAGGACGTCCGCGTCGTGCTCGAACCCAAGAGCCGCAACGTCGAGCCCTCGCTGCTGATGGAGAGCCTGTTCAAGCTCACCGAGCTGGAGAGCCGCTTTCCGCTCAACATGAACGTGCTGGTCGGCGGCCAGGTGCCCAAGGTGGTCAGCCTCGCCGACTTGCTGCGCGAATGGCTCGGCCACCGCCGCACCGTGCTCACGCGGCGCTCGCAGCATCGCCTCGGCGAGATTGTGCACCGGCTGGAGGTGCTGGGCGGCTACCTGATCGCCTATCTCAACCTCGACCGCGTCATCGAGATCATCCGCACCACGGACGAGCCCAAGGCCGAGCTGATGCGGGAGTTCCAGCTCACCGACGTCCAGGCCACCGCCATTCTCGACATGCGGCTGCGATCGTTGCGCAAGCTGGAAGAGATCGAGATCAAGCGCGAGTTCGACGCGCTGACCAAGGAGAAGACCGCCCTGGAGCGGCTGTTGGGGTCGGACGCGGTGCAGTGGCGCGCCATCGCGGCCGAGATCGCCAAGGTGCGCGAGAGCTACGATCCCAAATCCAAGCTCGGCAAGCGCCGCACCGTGTTCGGCACCGCGCCCGAGCACGACGACGAGGCGGTGCAGGAAGCGCTGGTCGAGCGCGAGCCGATCACCGTCATCCTGTCGGAAAAGGGCTGGATCCGGGCGTTGAAGGGCCACCAGGAGGACGTCTCCGGCCTCACCTTCAAGACCGACGACCGGCTGAAGCTGGCGTTCTACGCCGAGACCACCTCCAAGATCATGGTGTTCGTCACCAACGGCCGGTTCTACACCCTCGACGCCGCCAAGCTGCCGGGCGGGCGCGGCCACGGCGAGCCGATCCGGCTCTATCTCGACATGGAGCAGGCCGACGACGTGGTCGACGCCTTCGTCTACGAGGGCGGGCGCAAGTTCCTGGTGGCGAGCCGCGAGGCGCGGGGCTTCGTGGTGGCGGAGGACGAATGCCTCGCCACCACCCGCAAGGGCAAGCAGGTGCTGGCGGTCGACCCGCCGGACGAGGCCAAGGTGGTGACGGTGGCGGAGGGCGACAGCGTCGCCACCATCGGCGAAAACCGGCGCCTTTTGGTGTTCCCGCTCTCTCAGGTGCCGGAGATGCCACGCGGCAAGGGGGTGCGGCTGCAACGCTTCGGCAATGGCGGGCTGTCGCACGCCAAGTGCTTCACCCTGGCGGAGGGCCTGACCTGGATCGATTCCGCCGAGCGCACCTTCACTGTTGAGAAGCGCGAGCTGCGCGAGTGGATCGGCAACCGCTCTGATGCCGGCCGGCTGCCGCCCAAGGGCTTCCCGAAGTCGAACCGGTTCGAGGGATAG